Proteins encoded together in one Amblyomma americanum isolate KBUSLIRL-KWMA chromosome 1, ASM5285725v1, whole genome shotgun sequence window:
- the LOC144118831 gene encoding uncharacterized protein LOC144118831, with protein sequence MSSHGAAIAAVAGRGNRFASDADKDYEIVLPTLPTGRVVLNTVFLHGDVRARPYRVEDFRDALANAGALPDVVALGAYQINHVWAVTFSTADAAKKLAATKELEVKGRRCIVFDPEDHQVKLRLHWMLHGVADEDIRTAFAAFGNVTEVTRERWRVAGMKEKGSTTRTVLLKLKPGVKVDDLPHQVRVAGELALVVVPGRPMQCLRCGGTGHVRRDCKVPRCSKCRRYGHSEADCVRTYASATGHVAASVSAELMDVVEAEEAASGADDTGKAEGVAESGSPATDPSSTPVETPKDGASSSAHVERKAASESHDEKDDSRMNVGVTTPAKRPHAETKADGEKAVEPSVGEPTAKTPQARRAGLRPRPKVPAEKRGGDKAPPDQEHVLAPDDTGGDGIV encoded by the exons atgagctcccacggagcggcgatagcggccgttgccggccgcggaaacaggtttgcCAGCGACGCTGATAAGGATTACGAGATCGTCCTGCCTACCctgcctaccggacgtgtggttttaaacacGGTTTTTCTGCACGGGGACGTGCGTGCGAGACCCTACAGGGTCGAAGACTTCAgggacgccctcgccaacgctggtgcgctccccgacgtcgtggcgttgggggcgtaccagATAAACCACGTGTGGGCGGTGACCTTCAGCACCGCTGACGCCGCAAAGAAACTGGCCGCCACGAAGGAGCTGGAAGTCAAGGGACGCCGCTGCATTGTTTTCGATCCAGAAGACCACCAGGTAAAGCTGCGTCTCCACTGGATGCTTCACGGCGTCGCCGACGAGGACATCCGTACGGCATTCGCGGCGTTCGGCAACGTGACCGAGGTCACccgggagcgttggcgcgtcgCCGGCATGAAGGAGAAGGGGTCCACCACGAGGACCGTGCTCCTGAAACTGAAGCCAGGTGTGAAGGTGGACGACCTGCCCCACCAGGTACGAGTCGCTGGCGAGTTGGCTCTCGTGGTGGTTCCCGGGCGGCCGATGCAGTGCCTTCGTTGCGGCGGCACGGGGCACGTTCGCCGCGATTGCAAGgtgcccaggtgttcgaaatgccGGCGCTATGGACACTCGGAGGCTGACTGCGTTCGTACCTACGCGTCGGCCACCGGGCATGTAGCAGCGAGCGTCTCTGCAGAACTGATGGACGTCGTCGAAGCAGAGGAGGCAGCGAGCGGTGCCGACGACACGGGCAAAGCGGAgggggtggcg GAGAGCGGGTCGCCAGCTACTGACCCATCTTCGACGCCTGTGGAAACGCCCAAAGATGGAGCGAGCTCGTCCGCGCACGTGGAACGGAAGGCCGCCAGCGAGAGCCACGACGAAAAGGACGACTCCCGCATGAACGTCGGCGTGACTACACCTGCGAAGCGGCcacacgccgagaccaaggccgaCGGGGAGAAGGCAGTGGAGCCCAGCGTCGGGGAACCGACGGCAAAGACGCCCCAAGCACGACGGGCCGGTCTGAGACCGCGCCCAAAAGTTCCGGCTGAGAAGCGTGGCGGCGACAAGGCGCCTCCTGACCAGGAGCACGTGCTCGCGCCGGATGACACCGGCGGCGACGGCATCGTCTAG